The Artemia franciscana chromosome 2, ASM3288406v1, whole genome shotgun sequence genome segment AAGCATACTTTCCCATTTCGTACTCTTATGGTCACTTATAAAAAAAgtactacaacttttaattccaACTAGTTTGTcccggcattctaggaccattgtttCTATACgctcacccctgggaaaaacaacccTGCCTCCGAAATTATtccgcagtttttttttttttttttttttttttttttttttttttttttttttctttttttttttgcaaaatcgtTGTTAAAAAGGAGTATccgaaatttttcaaaaactgcgTGTGGTGTGAAGTTGAAACCATTAGCATTTAATGAGCTATTCTTGGGAAGGCTCATTTGTTTGAATCCTGACTATGCATTCTTGATTGAAAAGTACAGTTCAATCTTGATAAACATAGTGAAAAGTCTTACTAAGTAGAATTTAATGAGCTATTCTGGGGAAGGCTCATTTCTGGTTAAACGAGTTTTTTTGCTTCTGGAAGGAAATGGTTAAACGCGTTcggataggggggggggggggtatctccACTTATAAAAACATTTAGATAACCCCTCTTAATTCAAAGTAAACTAGTGAAAAACATGTATGTcgatgattctttttttttttactaaataaatcGAACACTCCCTCGAAACGgtgaaaattgaagaaaactatcaccacaaattatattaaattttatactGTATTTATACATTATGtattatttcagattttttaattGAGTCGAGGGAGCTTGGGGGCCCCTAATATTTGGTAGTCATGATGTGTGTCGAGCTTTCCATTTGGGTATAAACTCGTATCAGCTACTTTAACCCTCGGGCTCGAAGTCTTGATCATTCAATTGTTACGTGCTTTAGAAGTATGCATAGGTAGCTCCATGTTTAGGTACCTGttgatggtgtttttttttctaagagtttGATTCCTGTGCGAAAAGGGATTAGGTAATGTGCACATAATATCTTCTATACATAATAAATATCTTCtacacataataataataatgtccTTGAGGTGCAGCCGCATACGGTCACTAGTTGCATTTATCGGGGACTTCATGTTTTAGTATTGAATTATGCTCATGTTGTGTTAAACTTAAGCTGCTCTTTGCCTCCGATTGAGGAAAATTTTAACATCTTAAGTGCTAATTAAGTCGTGGCACTGTTTGGGTATTTTCATGGAGACAGCCCTTTTGTTTCATGGGTATGTTCCGGATATAACATGGGCACGAAATAGCAGGTCattatcttcttattttttcaaatttgcccCTTATAGGTGAATTCATTGAAACTTATAAGTTAAGACAATTGAAGTTTGTAGATTTTTACTGTTggtttgttattatttatttataaaaaaaaaatgtttcgttCGTAATCAAAGAtaaatgaaaagtattttctttactttttcttttttcaggcaCGTTTGTCATTTCCATACCCTAACTTTTTTCTGCATTTTACTTGCTATGGTTTACTGTTGCGGACAGAAATTGTACGGGGAGGGAAGTATTACCTTCAAACGACAAATTGCATATTGGATTGGACGTTTAATTGTCATGGCCCTCAGTTTCAACATCTTTTCGGTTATGGCCCACCTACAAATGGTAATTACATTAATTAATTTGTCTGTAAGGTTACtctagaatttcttttttttaagacgaGTAGAACTAAAGCTCAAAAATAATTTGAGTTCATAAAGTTGAAGGTTTTCCGACTAGTAGACTTTTTTATCTTGCTAAAAATCTCTTGGGAACAAAAGATTGTGTCACATAATTGTCAGGGACCTGAAAGTTTGgattcatttgtttattctttgtttggtaaaaaatataacacAGATGCGGAAAGACAGACTTGAAAGCTACAGATCTCTGTCAAGATTTTTGCAGAGCGAATCGGGCTCGCAATTCAGGGTGAATTTAAGCCCAAAAAGGGGATAAGGTTAAGTTGTGATATTTTAGGAAGAGTTTTTCTCCtgttttcccaaaaaatttccCTGTTGTAGTGCTGTcaagaaattctatttttattcatattctcCTGATGGGCTCTTTTCAAACTGCAATATATCCTGAGTGATATCTTAAATAGAGCAACCAACAATTCAGTACATTAATGCATAACTTGCAGCCTATGAAGGTCATGATTACAGCCCAACTATCATGATTGATACgttttgtaaaagaaaagaTGCCTAGCTTGAAACGCAAAtcttttaaaaactaaacaagtttataacttaaagaactATATAGTCTCTCTTTGATAAACCAGGCAAAAATTTAATACCTCTTAAAAGTATCTGGAAACAATAGCGGAAATCCCGCTTATGGAATATCAAATTGGGATTTTTCTCATCTTTATCTTCAAAAACTCTCGATTTTAACGTTTGAGTGATTCTATGAAAAGTACACAGAAAGACACGAAACTCTTCTTTAAGCAAAAATAAGCGTGCACTAtcaaattatttctaaaattggcATTGCACATCAATGGATGAAGTGGCATACAAGGGTGTCCTGAGCCTCTTTTCAGAGTTCACCACGGGGGTGAACTAAGTGGACTTTTGCGAATTGTTACCTGGTTTCTGCCGATTATTCTGCACAAACTAGCAATTTTACAAaacttcttccaaaattttcccTTAGGTGAAATCTTACTGAGACCAAAACATTGGGAAGGGGGTTGTGCCCTCAACTCCCCTCTGGACGTCCCGAGGCATAATATTAACACCTAGGttttctataaataaaactGTTGACCCTCTCCCGGTTTCTTTATGATTATTCActctattaaaaatacttcccaCTCAATCTGTAAAAACGCCTGTAAATTGTTGAAATCCTGGTAAAGCGTCCgtatttccgtttgttttataagcaacttttattcaaattttaaataagtacAAATTATTCAAAACAAAGCTATACGACTTACTGGTGgatgcatagaaaaaaaaaaaacacatgacaTTGAGGGGTGTTATAACAAACTTTGAGTGCGTAATGTTTGGCAACTTCAAGACTACCAAGCAGGAATGTTGTCGTACTAGAGTTGGAATTGTATCAGTCCTGACTTATTTCTTGGTTTTTACGAAGTAAATAAATCACTTCATAGTTATAGTACTCGCAATGCTGATAATATAGTCACTGGATACAGAAGTGGAACTAGTGCAGGTTTCTATTTCAGATACTTAGGTCCTAAGGTTTGGAATCCTCTTAAAGAGAGCGTTCGGGTTGtttatttaagagaaaaattaaaattttcttttgggtcttggttaataaatgttttgtcttttttcatttttgcataTTCTTGTTttaatgattagaaattggtcatattttaattgtcttttttcttttcttttctttctttttttgttcgtttgttaAGTCTTTGTTAGTCTTTGTTCAGATTCtaatgatgaaaaagttgctaaccAGTTAAATGGTCATTTGGCCAGAATAATCCAATCTTTGCCGCCTCTTAATGTAAACAAAACGACCCAAGAGTATCAGAAAATACCACATGATGACATACCTTTACCTACTATTTCTGAGGGTcaagtttttagtaaaataaagaaacttaaACGAACTAGTATAACTCCCATTGATATTCCGATTGAATTTATAAAAGCATTTCCTGACAAATTGACTAAGCCACTAacgcaaatttttaattgcatttCAACTTCTTCAGTTTACCCACAGATATGGAAAACGATGTATGTTACTCCAATCCCTAAAAAAGATACTGGACTTAATTTCGACGGCGTAAGACCAATCACTTTGACCCCCCCTGTTCAGAAAAATGTACGAAAGCTTTGTAGCAAATTGGCTAAAAGCTGAAGTTAAACCCCTCCTTGATCCTCGTCAGTACTGTAACAGAAAGAATACATCAACATACCATTATCTAGTCagtcttttacattttatttaagctTGTTGATGAGCCTGGTAAATGGCTAAACTTAataacaattgattttaaaaagggtTTCGATCTGATTGATCataacattttaatttctaagcttttaattgattttagagTGAACCCTGCTGTTGTGAAAATCATTCagagttttttaataaataggtccaaattttaaaatataagaagtCTTTCTCTGAACCTGAGCCAGTTTTTGTGGTGTACCTCAAGGTACCATTCTG includes the following:
- the LOC136043989 gene encoding uncharacterized protein LOC136043989, with the translated sequence MVFLTGNDRKLSAHVCHFHTLTFFCILLAMVYCCGQKLYGEGSITFKRQIAYWIGRLIVMALSFNIFSVMAHLQMVNEEPFTNQLSYSPNYRMDGFVNSQYYGSPCPCSNRFTCDPP